A DNA window from Sylvia atricapilla isolate bSylAtr1 chromosome 6, bSylAtr1.pri, whole genome shotgun sequence contains the following coding sequences:
- the LOC136362382 gene encoding LOW QUALITY PROTEIN: potassium voltage-gated channel subfamily C member 1-like (The sequence of the model RefSeq protein was modified relative to this genomic sequence to represent the inferred CDS: deleted 1 base in 1 codon), whose translation MQTDFLVSPVVTGPKYVAFASLFFILVSITTFCLETHERFNPIVNKTETEFIGNDTQVRHYREAETEAFLTYIEGVCVVWFTFEFLMRVTFCPNKVEFIKNSLNIIDFVAILPFYLEVGLSGLSSKAAKDVLGFLRVVRFVRILRIFKLTRHFVGLRVLGHTLRASTNEFLLLIIFLALGVLIFATMIYYAERIGAKPNDPSASEHTHFKNIPIGFWWAVVTMTTLGYGDMYPQTWSGMLVGALCALAGVLTIAMPVPVIVNNFGMYYSLAMAKQKLPKKKKHIPRPPQLGSPNYCKSVVNSPHHSTQSDTCPLAQEEILEINRADSKLNGEVAKAGAGKRRLSPHRPGYYA comes from the exons ATGCAGACTGACTTTTTAGTAAGTCCTGTTGTGACAGGACCCAag TATGTGGCATTTGCCTCCCTGTTCTTCATTCTGGTCTCCATTACCACCTTCTGCCTCGAGACCCACGAGAGATTTAACCCCATTGTGAACAAGACAGAAACTGAATTCATCGGGAATGACACCCAGGTGCGGCACTACAGGGAAGCAGAGACGGAAGCCTTTCTCACTTACATCGAAGGTGTCTGTGTGGTCTGGTTTACATTTGAGTTCTTGATGAGAGTCACTTTCTGCCCAAACAAGGTGGAATTTATCAAAAACTCTTTGAACATCATTGACTTCGTGGCCATACTGCCTTTCTATCTAGAGGTTGGACTCAGTGGCCTGTCTTCCAAAGCTGCTAAGGATGTCCTGGGCTTCCTCCGCGTAGTCCGTTTCGTGCGAATCCTGCGAATTTTCAAGCTGACCCGCCACTTCGTCGGGTTGCGGGTCTTGGGACACACCCTCCGTGCCAGCACAAACGAATTCTTGCTGCTCATCATATTTTTGGCATTGGGCGTCTTAATCTTTGCCACGATGATCTATTATGCCGAGAGAATAGGT GCTAAACCAAATGACCCTAGTGCCAGTGAACacacacactttaaaaatatcccCATCGGCTTTTGGTGGGCTGTTGTCACCATGACGACCCTGGGCTACGGAGACATGTATCCTCAGACTTGGTCAGGCATGCTGGTGGGGGCCCTCTGCGCTCTCGCTGGTGTGCTGACCATTGCCATGCCTGTCCCTGTCATTGTGAACAATTTCGGAATGTATTACTCCTTAGCTATGGCTAAGCAGAAGCtaccaaagaaaaagaagcatatCCCGAGGCCACCCCAGCTGGGATCCCCCAATTATTGTAAATCTGTCGTAAACTCTCCACACCACAGTACTCAGAGCGACACTTGCCCACTGGCCCaagaagaaattttagaaattaacaGAGCAG ATTCGAAACTGAATGGTGAGGTGGCCAAGGCCGGCGCTGGCAAACGAAGACTGTCCCCACATAGACCAGGCTATTACGCCTGA